In Penicillium oxalicum strain HP7-1 chromosome VII, whole genome shotgun sequence, one DNA window encodes the following:
- a CDS encoding Glucose-6-phosphate 1-dehydrogenase has product MTSLINQNDERQNAGTAAACRQTTATPALDLRGILDHCGTTLRLSSPLFSAAASIAKWSGHRSRGRRAPPPPAPRSQPFLYPDFWPLPSRPFNTSPLVFILTMFVPSSTVELKDDTVIVVLGASGDLAKKKTFPALFGLFRNKFLPKDIKIVGYARTKMDHDEYLKRVRSYIKVPTKEIEEQLDQFCQLCSYVSGQYDQDDSFINLNKHLEEVEKGRQSKTQNRVFYMALPPSVFTTVSEQLKRNCYPKSGLARIIVEKPFGKDLQSSRDLQKALEPNWKEEEIFRIDHYLGKEMVKNILILRFGNEFFNATWNRHHIDNIQVRFLRGALAGHQLERFASLTRTCLHQITFKEPFGTEGRGGYFDEFGIIRDVMQNHLLQVLTLLAMERPISFSSEDIRDEKVRVLRAMDAIEPKNVIIGQYGRSLDGSKPGYLEDDTVPKDSRCPTFCALVAYIKNERWDGVPFILKAGKALNEQKTEVRIQFKDVTSGIFKDIPRNELVIRVQPNESVYIKMNSKLPGLSMQTVVTELDLTYRRRFSDLKIPEAYESLILDAFKGDHSNFVRDDELDASWRIFTPLLHYLDDNKEIIPMEYPYGSRGPAVLDDFTASYGYKFSDAAGYQWPVTSSAPNRL; this is encoded by the exons ATGACGAGTCTGATCAACCAAAACGATGAGCGCCAGAACGCTGG cACGGCGGCAGCGTGCCGCCAGACCACCGCAACCCCGGCCTTAGACCTCCGTGGGATACTCGACCATTGCGGAACAACCCTGCGTCTCTC CTCGCCTCTGTTCTCCGCTGCTGCGTCGATTGCGAAATGGAGTGGCCACCGTTCCCGCGGTCGTCGTGCCCCTCCGCCACCAGCCCCTCGGTCCCAGCCGTTTCTTTACCCAGACTTTTGGCCATTGCCCAGTCGACCATTCAACACCTCACCACTTGTCTTCATTCTAACAATGTTTGTCCCATCCAGCACCGTGGAATTGAAAGATGACACCGTCATCGTGGTGCTTGGCGCCTCGGGTGACCttgcgaagaagaagacg TTCCCCGCTCTCTTCGGCCTC TTCCGCAACAAGTTCCTCCCCAAGGACATCAAGATCGTCGGCTATGCGCGGACGAAGATGGACCACGATGAATATCTCAAGCGCGTGCGCTCCTATATCAAGGTCCCCACAAAGGAGATCGAAGAGCAATTAGATCAGTTCTGCCAGCTGTGCTCGTACGTCTCCGGCCAGTACGACCAAGATGACTCGTTCATCAATCTCAACAAGCACCTTGAGGAGGTCGAAAAGGGTCGCCAGTCCAAGACCCAGAACCGTGTCTTCTACATGGCTCTCCCCCCGAGCGTTTTCACCACCGTGTCCGAGCAATTGAAGCGCAACTGCTACCCCAAGTCCGGTCTGGCTCGCATTATT GTCGAGAAGCCCTTCGGAAAGGATCTCCAGAGCTCGCGGGACCTGCAGAAGGCTCTGGAGCCCAActggaaggaagaggaaatctTCCGCATTGATCACTATCTCGGCAAGGAGATGGTCAAGAACATCCTCATTCTGCGATTCGGTAACGAGTTCTTCAATGCGACATGGAACCGCCACCACATCGACAACATCCAGGTGAGATTTCTCCGCGGCGCATTGGCAGGTCACCAGTTGGAGAGGTTCGCGAGTCTAACCAGAACATGTCTGCACCAGATCACTTTCAAGGAGCCCTTCGGTACCGAGGGTCGTGGCGGTTACTTCGACGAGTTTGGCATCATCCGTGATGTGATGCAGAACCACCTTCTCCAGGTTCTGACCCTGCTCGCCATGGAGCgtcccatctccttctcgtccGAGGACATCCGTGACGAGAAGGTCCGCGTTCTGCGTGCGATGGACGCCATCGAGCCCAAGAACGTCATCATTGGCCAGTACGGCCGCTCTCTGGATGGCAGCAAGCCCGGCTACCTGGAGGACGACACCGTGCCCAAGGACTCCCGCTGCCCCACCTTCTGTGCTCTGGTCGCCTACATCAAGAACGAGCGCTGGGACGGTGTTCCCTTCATCCTGAAGGCTGGCAAAG cCCTCAACGAGCAGAAGACCGAGGTGCGCATTCAGTTCAAGGACGTCACCTCTGGTATCTTCAAGGACATCCCTCGCAACGAGCTGGTCATCCGTGTTCAGCCCAACGAGTCGGTGTACATCAAGATGAACTCCAAGCTGCCTGGTCTGTCCATGCAGACGGTGGTGACCGAGCTGGACTTGACCTACCGCCGTCGTTTCTCGGACCTGAAGATCCCCGAGGCGTACGAGTCTTTGATCCTGGATGCGTTCAAGGGCGACCACTCCAACTTTGTGCGCGACGACGAGCTGGACGCCTCCTGGCGCATCTTCACTCCCCTGCTCCACTACCTCGACGACAACAAGGAGATTATCCCCATGGAATACCCCTACG GCTCCCGGGGTCCCGCTGTCCTCGACGACTTCACCGCTTCATACGGATACAAATTCAGCGACGCTGCTGGTTACCAATGGCCGGTGACTTCCTCCGCCCCGAACCGACTGTAA